accgacgcaacgccatgcACGACATGGCCGCTGACGTCCGTAGCCCTAACTCGCGCTCTGGCGGGCACCCCCGTTCGTCACAGATGCTCGACCCTGGTCACCACCACAGGTGGTTCGGCATGGGCCGGgacggcggagggaggggggagcgggaggagcgGGGCGTGGGATGGGGTGGGCTGCCCTGCAGCCTAGGTTACCCCCACGCACagaggtgcgcgcgtgtgtgtctgtgcgccaccgcctcgtcaTTCGTCATCAGTAAGGAGTCGGCGACTGGAGTCAGCAGCTAACCAAAGGATCAAGACAGTCGACTGCCATGGCAAGTCAAGCGCCGACGAAGCTGTTGTTCCCTTCTCGCCCCGGGccgccttcccctccctctctccctccctcgtcgGTTCTGTCGCGGAAGGCGGCCCGgggcgagaaggggggagggggtcttCCGCAGTACGCATGGCCGCCGGGTCCCGTGATGATCCCTGCCCTCTTTCACATCCTGCCAGACGGCttggctctctctctctctctctctgtgcgctcacggggggagggggaggaaaaggggggggggcaccgCCTCAGCAGGCCACCAGCACGCACtggttctctctctctctctctcttatcATCCACCTTTCGCGCTGAGACAAGgttcgccgcctccctcccaccaccgCTACCACCCCTACCTGGTGCTGATCTCCCTGCTACGGCGGCTGCCCGCTCGTCCATCCCGTCTCCCTTatcctccgccccctccgcccttcctcctctctacACGGATATTGCAGCCCGTTGCCTCTTGCACTCGCCGATCCACCACCCTAACGGCAGCAGAAACGCTCAGCAATAGCGAGAAcaagcagcacagcagctcactgctcccttcccccacccacccacccacacacccacacacagaaacacatCCACACCAGCTTCCAagctcgccatcgccgctgccgtcgagcGCGGAGCacacaccccccccccacacacacacacgtctgaagcgatagagagagaaagagaaagagagagagagcggcagtgcGCGCCGTGTGCAGGAGAAGATTACCAAGTACGCGCGCTCAGTCGATGGGCACTGCCTCGTAGATAACGACAACGCCCACAAACGTGCGCAGATCTTCTTGTTAcatcaccccccccctccctcgtcaCATACCTCCAGCAGCCAATCGCAGGCTGTCCATCGCTGCTGACTATTCACATCTCGGCGGGACCTTCCCCTCACTCACCACCCATCAACCCTCCCTCGTACCCTCTACACACATAGACATTCAGCCAACAAAATGGGCGGCTGTGTCGTGTCATTGATGGAGTGCAAGGCCCGCAGCAATGAGGTGCCGTGGGAGCTCTCCGAGGACGTGAAGAGCTACGGCCCCTTGAGTGtggccgtcgccggcacaCAAACCCCCAACAGCTCCGCCGTGTACGTGAACGGCAAGCAGTCCACGCTGGCGGCACAGCAGGAGTGTGGGAAACAATTCTACTACGGCCCTAACCAGCCACAGCGTTTTGCGAAGCTATGCCAGGAGAACCTCGACAGTGTTGCCCTGGCGTACCGCCGCATCGAGAAGATGGAAAAGGAGCAGGTGGCGGGTGCATCGCGGCCGATGGACGTTGCGTACTTCTCCGAGCAATGTAACCTCACGTACCGGGAGCTGTGGCATGCCGTGACCGGCTTCAGCCGCGGCCTCGCCGAGCTCGGGCTCGAGAAGCGCGTCAACGTGACCATCTACGAGGAGACGCGCTGGGAGTGGCTGGCGTCTATCTACGGCATCTGGATGCAGGACAtggtcgccgccaccgtctaCGCCAACCTCGGCGAGGGCGCTCTCTTCCACGCACTGCGCGAGACGGAGTGCAAGGCGATTCTGTGCAACGGCAAGAGCGTGCCGaacctgctgcgcggcgtcggcagtgGTGCCTTCCCTGCGTGCACGCTCATCTACTTGGACAATCTGCCGGTTGCCGGGTGCGCGGAGCTGCACGGGTGCCGCGTAGTGTCGTGGAAGGACGTGGTCGCGCTGGGCCACGGCGCGGGTGCGCACCAcggtgccgcgccaccgGAGGACAACGAATCGGTGGCACTGATCATGTACACGAGCGGCACGACCGGTGACCCGAAGGGCgtcatgcacacgcacggcagcATCGTCGCCGGCATCCTCACCATGGACGACTGGCTCTACAGCGTTATCAAGCACAGACCGGATGATGTCTACCTCTCCTACCTGCCCATGGCGCACATCATGGAGTTCGGTGTGGTGAACATCCTCCTCGCCCGCCGCGCCCACGTCGCGTTCGGCACCCCGCGCACGCTGACGGACGCCACGGCACGGCCGCACGGCGACTTTACCCACTTCCGCCCAACGCTGCTCATCGGCGTACCGCGCATCTTCGACACGCTCAAGAAGGCCGTcgaggcgaagctgccgccggtgggcACGCTCAAGCGACAGGTGTTCGACCACGCCTACCAGAGCcggctggcggcgctgaaggagggCAAGGACACGCCGTTCTGGAACGAGAAGGTGTTCAGTCAGCCACGCGCGGCTCTGGGAGGTCGCGTGCGGGCCTTtctcagcggcggcggcccgctGTCCGAGACCACGCAGGAGTTCGTGAACGTGGTCTTTGGGTGCATCGTCAACGGCTGGGGCCTCACGGAGACGGTGTGCATCGGTGCCATTCAACGGCTGGGTGACCTGACGCCGTCTGCCGTAGGCCAGGTGCTCTGTTCGGAACAGCTGAAGCTGCGCGACATTGACGAGTACAAGCACACGGACACGCCGTATCCGCGCGGCGAGATCTGCCTGCGCGGCCCGTTCCTGTTCAAGGGCTACTACAAGCAGCCGGAGCTGACGCGCGAGGTGCTGGACGAGGATGGCTGGTTCCACACCGGCGACGTTGGCAGCATCGACTGCGAAGGTCGCGTCTCCATAGTGGGGCGCATcaaggcgctggcgaagaaCTGCCTGGGCGAGTACAtcgcgctggaggtgctcgAGGCGGTCTACAGCAGCCACCCGCTGGTCCTGCAtaactgtgtgtgtgtgttggtggaCCCGTGCAAGAACTACATCTGCGCTCTCGTGCTCACAGACGAGAGCCACGTGATGCGCTTCGCGAAGGCGAACGGGATCGAGGGCGAGTACCCATCCCTGCTagagaagaaggagctgctggagaaaGCTGCCGCGTCGATGGCGGAGACAGcccgcgcggcgcggcgccgcgacTTCGAGGTTGTGCGCCGTGTTTCCCTTATCGATGACGAGTGGTCGCCGGAGAAGGGCCAGCtaacggcggcgctgaagctgAGGCGAGGCGCTATCGCTAAACAGTATGAAAAGCAAATCACATGCTTGTTCGCGGAGTGATCGGGTGGGTATGTGGGTAGTTGGGTAAATGGAGTATGTGCAGTGACCGGGGGTCCGCAGCGTGCACCCTCTTCTTTGCCtgctcccttccctcccttcctccctccctacacacacacacacatacacatcatcaccaccaccaccaccctgATGGCGTTATGAGCCACGGCAAGGTTGTCGCATCACACAGGTTCTCGTAGTCCTCACATATGCTTTGAGGGCGCGAAGCCGTCTGCCCACCGTGTACGGCTTGGCAGACTCGCCTGCGTGTCGGCGGATAGGTGTGGGCTGATGCAGTGCCGAGGAGAGTTTGCGGGCATGAAGCCACGTGTGTACCAGCTCGCTTATTCATCGAGTCAACGACGCGACAGGGATACATTCCCGCCTCCTGCCTCATCTTGCCttggctgcgctgcggttTATGTCGAGCGGTGACCCCCCCCCGGGCCTTGCCAGACGGTGCTGGTTGTCCGGGTTCCTGGACATGGCCGTGGCGCCGAAACGGCGGGTGAGCTCTagttgtgtgcgcgtgtaaCGGTCGGCTTGTTCGTAAGTAGATTATGAACAAATTGAGCCATGACAATCTTGTAGAGCCCACCACCAACCACCACCCAGCCAGTCAACCCATCACTgccaccccttccccgccATCGTAACCCGCCGTGCAGCGTCCCCGTGACTGGTCGTGTGTCGGCGGCTGGGATGTGCAGTacacgaagaggaggcgatTCGAGGTTCGCAGGGATGCTGAAGTTTCATCACGACgccatgcacgcacacatgtccctccccccccccacacacacacacaccaaagtCGCGCGAGCTGGATGACTTGCCCCGTCACTTGGCGTGACCGCATCTCTTGTATCTGGGCGTGAATAATGGGGCGCTTGCCCGCTACAGTGATGTATGCCTCCGacctctcccccaccaccaccaccaccaccacctcccctTCTCACCCACCGGCACCACCTCCATCAACCACCACACAACCCTTCGACTTGCGCACTCGTGGAACGCTTCATGGCTCGTCGCAGCCCTACCCACCCCTCACCTCCCTTTAAGCGGGCTGGCCATCCGAATTTgccgtacacacgcacgcagactGCGCTGACTCGCCccgccgcaacagcagccatGGACATCCCCTCTCACTGCAGCAGCCTGGAGGCAACGGTGCTCCAGCTGATGGACGACGCCAacgcgcgccgcgtcgtgcCGGACCCTCGCGCAATGCGCTACCAGCAGCTAGGCGACGAGAACGTCGCCCTCGAAGGCACCGAGAGCGAGAACAGCACGCCGATCTACCGCCAGGCGAAGGTGACggacgcgatgcagcgccgcctggAAAACGAGTGGTACAACGGGCCCAACTTCGTGCAATGCTTCGAGTCCATGTGCAAGTCGCGTGGCAGCAAGCGTGCGCTGGCCTACCGCCCGATAAGTCGCGTGTCGCATCAGCTGGTGAGGGAGCCGGAGAGCGGGCTGGAGCGGTTGTTTGAGGTGACATGTTACGATGCGACGCAGTACTTGACGTATGATGATGTGTGGACGGTCGTGCAGAACTTTGGCCGTGGCCTGCGCGAGCTCGCACTCACTCCTGGCTGCAAGGTCGGCATGTACCTCGAGACGCGCTGGGAGTGGCTGGCGTCGGCGTACGGCGTGTGGTCGCAGAGCATGGTGCTCGCCACGGTGTACGCGAACCTCGGCAAGGAGGCGCTCAGCGAGGCCTTCGCGGAgacgagctgcgccgccatcgtggCAGTGGGCGAGCGTGTGCCGTCGCTGATCGCCATGATGCGGAGCGGTGCGATGCCGCACTGCATCCTGATCTACCTCGACACGCTGCCGGAGGGCATCGATGCGACGGGCGTGACGCTGAAGGCGTGGGAAGACGTCGTGAGGGACGGCGCTCTCTCCAGCTACCCCCTCAACCTGCCGACAAACAACGATGACGTGTCCCTGATCATGTACACGAGCGGCACGACGGGCGGGCCGAAGGGCGTCATGCACACGTACGGCTCGATGACCGCGGGCATCAACGGCATGGGTGGCCGCCTGAACGAGctgtgcggcggcgttgaGCCCGATGAACGCTACTGCTCCTCCCTGCCGCTGGCTCACATCTTCGAGTTCACGGTCACGAACGTCTTCCTtgcgcgcggctgctggaTCGGATTTGGCCACACCCGCACACTGTTGAGCACGTACGCACGTCCACACGGCGACCTCGTCGAGTTCAAGCCAATCTTCTTGATTGGTGTGCCACGCATCTTCGACTCCTACAAGAAGATGATGGAGACGAGCCTGGCAcagcgcggcgtgctggAGCGCAAGGTCTTTGagcacgccttcgcctcccgCCTCAAGTACCTTCACGCCGGCATGGAGACGCCGTTCTGGAACGAGGTGGTCTTCGCCCCGCTGCGCGAGATGGTGGGCGGtcgcgtgcgcagcatgttcggaggcggtggcccgATCAGTGCACCAACGCAGAACTTCATGAACGTCGTCCTTGGCGGGTTCATCCAGGGCTACGGACTCACCGAAACCGTCGGCAACGGGCCGAAGCAGCTCGTCGGCGACCTCGAgcccgcgtgtgtcggtCGGCTGGAGATGGCCTGCGAGATGAAGCTGGTGGACACGCCAGACTACAAGCACACGGACACGCCGGAGCCGCGCGGTGAGGTGTGCCTGCGCGGTCCCATGCTCTTCAAGGGCTATTACAAGAAGGAAAGCATCACCAAGGCCGCCATCGACGCTGACGGCTGGTTCCACACCGGCGATGttggcgccatcgccgaccGCGGTCGACTGCGCATCGTTAGCCGCATCAAGTCACTGGCCAAGAACGCCCTAGGTGAGTACATCCCGATGGAGAGCCTGGAGTCCCTGTACGCACAGGTGAGCCTGTGCGTGCCGaacggcgtgtgcgtcgttGTCCACTCTGCCAAGTACTACGTCTGTGCCATCGCGTGCACGACGGAGAGCAAGGCGATGGTGttcgcgcggcagcacgacATCCAGTGTGAGTGGCCGGCGATTCTGAAGAACCCCGACTTTCAGAAGGCAGCGACGGAGGCGTTCCGCGAGCTCGCCATAAACGCGGGCCGTGGCAAGCAGGAGATTGTACGCTACGTCCACGTCGTGGGGGATCAGTGGACGCCGGAGAACGATATGCTCACGGCGGCTGGCAAGCTGAAGCGCCACGCAGTCGCGGAGCGCTACAAGGACCTGATCTGCTCCCTGTACGTTGACTAGCGGGAGCACGAGCAACGCAACAgcgtccaccaccaccaccaccaccccctgcAGCCTGCCCGGGGTGCCCTCCTCATCTCTTCCGTGTTGTGTGTTCTGCACCGCTCCCACCCGCGTTCCCCTCGTGTCCACgcgttgggggagggggagagggacaTCGGTGGAGACCaatacacacagacacacagacacacaggtACAGTGCCGCTCTGCATATGCTTTTCATTGTTATTATTTTGTATGTTGGCTTGTTTCCTCGGCGCTGGCCTCGACAACACGTTCCACCCGACGAAGTCActtttctttctccctcACGGTCGCCCTTCGTGCCGTACATCACCCGcgtggccgctgcgcacCCGGATCCCCGTgcctgcgaggcggagcagtggtgccgcggtgtgcgtgatGCACCACGTCGAAGGCACGTAGACATGGCATACCCTCTTTTCGCCCTTGATGACGGATGAcggggtggtggcgcacagacacacacgcgcgcacctctGTGCGTGGGGGTAACCTAGGCTGCAGGGCAGCCCACCCCATCCCACGCCCcgctcctcccgctcccccctccctccgccgtcCCGGCCCATGCCGAACCACCTGTGGTGGTGACCAGGGTCGAGCATCTGTGACGAACGGGGGTGCCCGCCAGAGCGCGAGTTAGGGCCACGGACGTCAGCGGCCATGTCGTgcatggcgttgcgtcggtGCCACCCGCGACAGTGCGCACAGGCTTGCACTGTCCATATGATGGGCAGAGCGTATCAGCGCGGCTCGAGCGCATCGCAGCCGGCCCCTCACACTGGCCCACCCGAGGGGGGTGGAGTGCGGGGGCCTGTGAAAGGGTTGTCGAGGGCTGGCGTAGAGTCGgcgttgggggagggggtgcggaTTGACCTCGCGCTGCGCGGGAGCGCAACGGACACCCAGCGAAGAGGTGTACGAGCCTATTTATCTATAGTCAACACATGTTTCgacgtatatatatatatatatatgtattcTCTAtgaggggaggaaggagggagaaggcaagagagagagagagagagacaagggTTAGAGCGGTGATGCACAGGGACctagcccccccccctccccctcctccctctccttcttttcATCTGAGGCTAATTGCCTCTCGCCTTTCCTCTGTTGTGGacctctgtgtgtgtgtgtgtgtgtgtgtgcgcgcgcgcgcgtgtgtgtttctaTCTTCTCTCGGTCCGCCTAATACGGTGTTGATCGACTTTCTTGCGTTATCGCTGCCG
Above is a window of Leishmania major strain Friedlin complete genome, chromosome 1 DNA encoding:
- a CDS encoding putative fatty acyl CoA synthetase 2 (previous protein_id=AAC24658.1): MDIPSHCSSLEATVLQLMDDANARRVVPDPRAMRYQQLGDENVALEGTESENSTPIYRQAKVTDAMQRRLENEWYNGPNFVQCFESMCKSRGSKRALAYRPISRVSHQLVREPESGLERLFEVTCYDATQYLTYDDVWTVVQNFGRGLRELALTPGCKVGMYLETRWEWLASAYGVWSQSMVLATVYANLGKEALSEAFAETSCAAIVAVGERVPSLIAMMRSGAMPHCILIYLDTLPEGIDATGVTLKAWEDVVRDGALSSYPLNLPTNNDDVSLIMYTSGTTGGPKGVMHTYGSMTAGINGMGGRLNELCGGVEPDERYCSSLPLAHIFEFTVTNVFLARGCWIGFGHTRTLLSTYARPHGDLVEFKPIFLIGVPRIFDSYKKMMETSLAQRGVLERKVFEHAFASRLKYLHAGMETPFWNEVVFAPLREMVGGRVRSMFGGGGPISAPTQNFMNVVLGGFIQGYGLTETVGNGPKQLVGDLEPACVGRLEMACEMKLVDTPDYKHTDTPEPRGEVCLRGPMLFKGYYKKESITKAAIDADGWFHTGDVGAIADRGRLRIVSRIKSLAKNALGEYIPMESLESLYAQVSLCVPNGVCVVVHSAKYYVCAIACTTESKAMVFARQHDIQCEWPAILKNPDFQKAATEAFRELAINAGRGKQEIVRYVHVVGDQWTPENDMLTAAGKLKRHAVAERYKDLICSLYVD
- a CDS encoding putative long-chain-fatty-acid-CoA ligase (previous protein_id=AAC24657.1), with the protein product MGGCVVSLMECKARSNEVPWELSEDVKSYGPLSVAVAGTQTPNSSAVYVNGKQSTLAAQQECGKQFYYGPNQPQRFAKLCQENLDSVALAYRRIEKMEKEQVAGASRPMDVAYFSEQCNLTYRELWHAVTGFSRGLAELGLEKRVNVTIYEETRWEWLASIYGIWMQDMVAATVYANLGEGALFHALRETECKAILCNGKSVPNLLRGVGSGAFPACTLIYLDNLPVAGCAELHGCRVVSWKDVVALGHGAGAHHGAAPPEDNESVALIMYTSGTTGDPKGVMHTHGSIVAGILTMDDWLYSVIKHRPDDVYLSYLPMAHIMEFGVVNILLARRAHVAFGTPRTLTDATARPHGDFTHFRPTLLIGVPRIFDTLKKAVEAKLPPVGTLKRQVFDHAYQSRLAALKEGKDTPFWNEKVFSQPRAALGGRVRAFLSGGGPLSETTQEFVNVVFGCIVNGWGLTETVCIGAIQRLGDLTPSAVGQVLCSEQLKLRDIDEYKHTDTPYPRGEICLRGPFLFKGYYKQPELTREVLDEDGWFHTGDVGSIDCEGRVSIVGRIKALAKNCLGEYIALEVLEAVYSSHPLVLHNCVCVLVDPCKNYICALVLTDESHVMRFAKANGIEGEYPSLLEKKELLEKAAASMAETARAARRRDFEVVRRVSLIDDEWSPEKGQLTAALKLRRGAIAKQYEKQITCLFAE